The Apus apus isolate bApuApu2 chromosome 1, bApuApu2.pri.cur, whole genome shotgun sequence nucleotide sequence CATTTGTCTTCCCAGACACTCAGTAAACACACCTTTGTGTCCTTTTTCTTTAGAGGAAGGGGTCTTGCTGAGCTCACCCTGAAATATATCACCCTGGACAAAAGGGCTGAAAGGTTAGGGAGCTCCAGGGGGGTtgttcagcagagctggggccaGTCGCCTGCCAGAACCAAAGCTATAAAGGCAAAGAGGGACCAAGGACTGCATCTGACACAGATGCTGCAGGTCCTGCCTCGCCTCCCACAAGCCCTGGGGTAAGAAGAAGATGCTGGGGCTCCAGTCGTGGCCTTGTTcgcttttccttctcttagtTCTGCTCTCCGCCAGCGTTCAGACTGTGTCCTTGCCAGGAGAGAGGCTACAGGTAGGAGGGACTGGGAGAGAGCTGAGGGAGGCTTCAGGAGTGGAGAGGCAATCTGGGGAGGTCATGCTTGAACCTGGAATGGGGGGCTGAGGGTGTGTGCAAATTCCAGCTACCAGAGGCTGCTGTCTATTCTCactgctccttctccttccatcCAACAGCCTCAGCTTGAGGGTGAGGGTGTCTTTATAACCCAGCTCCTAAAGGGCACCAGCATTagaaagcagcaggcagaaaatagctttttagTTCCCTCTGGTCTGGAGCAGGCAGCCTATGGACTCCACACGTTGCCTGCAGAGGCTTTTAAAGGTGAAGCCTAACTCCACCCTGTGTAAGCAGCTACCAGAGATTGCAGTCACGTCCCTTGTCATGTTCAGTGCCTTGGTTCTGACGTTTCAGAGGGAAGGCTCATCCTGTTAGGTCAGGATTTTCACTCTAAGCTCTGTAATGTCCCCAGGTAGCCTGTCTTTAAGGCCAAGAGCCCCTGTCAGCACGCCAGCTAAGGGCTTCTTCACTTGGGTAAATCTTTTACCCTTAGCACTTGCAGCAAGAATACTTTGGCTTTCAAATCTAGCCAGCTCCCTCTTACCCAAGCCTTAACCTGAGCCACACCACCTTGCCTTCACGTCACGCTGGGAAAGCCACAGGGAAGTAGTGAGGACATGAACTAAAATCACAAGACCCATCCTGCCGTGACTCACCGCTTTCACTCCTTGCTGAAGATGCCCGTGTGCGCTTCAGTGCACTCGTTGGGGAAGAGAGCCGCACTTGTTGGGGAAGAGAGCCGCACACGGGCATCTTCAGCCTCAGCTCAGCACCCACGTGAGGGACAGATGCGGAATggctgcctccctgggcagccacgCCATGCCTGCACCGTGCCCAGCGCACCTCCCGACGCTTTCCCCGCAGCCCCgaggctgctggcagtgctgggggtggATGATCAGCACATGCCTCTGCCTACACAGATAACCTAGAGGATTTCCAGCAGATGAGGAGCCCCCCCCCTTCCTCACACCTGCTCCTGCAGCGCTGTcgctcctgcctccccctgaTCCTTAGCAGCAGATTatctggagcagctccagcctccccaccagccttcaggaaaaaaaaaaaaaagaaatgccccacagcagcctgaGTACACAGGTGTGCTCAGCATaagcaaaagcagcaaggaCTAAAAAGCCTGTTAACTTCCAAGCACGGGGGGGCCGGACAGTCTGAGAAGGAAGAGCAGGGCAATCTGCGCACAGCCAGAGGCTCAAGGCAGCTGCGTCCCTGCTCATTTGGGCAGCAAAATCATTtcaggctgtgggagctgctggtctAGCCCTTCCCTGTGTCTGGACGCAACATCACAGGCACAGTGCTCTGTGTGCAGGCACCATTTTACATCCTGCCCGAACCCTGTGGGGCAGAGGGGCACACGGGGATTCAAGGCTTCATCACAAGGAGCACAGGCAACACTGCTCTcacccccttctcctctctgtttATCCCACCTTCCCAGGTGCTCCTTTCCCAGTTGCTGCCCCTGGAGCCTGAGCCCACGCAAGCTGAAGAGGACACAAAGGAGGAGGGGTCGGGCTTTGGTCCTCAGCTGCTCTCCTCcaccctccccttccttccatCGGGGGCTAGAGCCGCCCGTCCCTCTCTTTGGCGCAAGACCCTCTCCAGTCGAAAGTGGGCACTGCCCGGAGATTGGGCCTGGAAAGCCAtgcccaggggctgctttgggcTGAAACTGGACCGGATCGGGACCTTCAGTGGTTTGGGGTGTTAACCTTGGAGGGCCTCCGAGAGGAGACGGCCAGCAGTGAAGGCTCGAACAAGTGGGGCGAGGAGAaggggagacctgagagcagggATGGCAGGGAGAACCGGGAGCCAGGGGGCAAGtggggcaggctgtggggcCCCTCCCCGCCGGGGCAGAGGCTGGGACACGAGCCCCCCGGGGCCAGCAGGGCTCTGGcgggggcaggagggcaggcaggcagggcaggggctcaCCGGCCCCGCTTCTCCACAGCCGGAGGAGCCCTCGGGCAGCCGGCAACGACGGCGCCGGCGGACGAAACTCCCGCAGCTCCCGGCCCGAAGGAGAGCGGCGGGAAAGCAGCGCGGCGCTAGGCGGAGGAGCTGCCAGGATCCCCCCTCCCGCCTCTCCGTCCTGGAGGACTCGCTCGCTAATTAAACAGAGCTGAACTAATCGCCGCGTCCGAGCTCGGCGGCAGCCAGAGGCCGCGTTTGCCCGCACGCCGGGACGGCGCGGGggatggggcggggggggcggggaaggAGAGCGGCTGTGCGTGCGGGTGAGGGTCTGTCGGCAGGGCCCGGCCGGGAGATGGCGGCAGAGCcccccgtcccgtcccgtcccgtcccgtcccccCGCGCGGGGCCATCTTGGGCCGCCATGGCGGGTGGGCCGGGCGGCACGCGCGGCTGCGGCggtgcgggagcggggcggcgggagcggggggaggcggggagggAGGAGATCGACCGCGGGGGCAGCAGGGCCGCGTTGGCTCATCCCGGCCGCACTCTGCCCCCTCGGCGCTGCCGAGTTTGCCGAGCAAACACTGGGGCCTGGTTGTTTGTGCAGAAGCTGCCCCCGGGAAGCCCCCTGGGCTCCGTCGGCAGGGTCGGGCCCCGCGGCTGCACCACGCGAGccatccttccttcccctgGCCTTTGAGAAAAGGTTGTAACCTCGGCCGCGGCTAAACTTAGCCGCCAGCGTCTCGGCAGCACTGGGAAtagcagcaggacaaggagaGTTGGGTTACAGCTTGTGTGACCCCTCTCTGCCCCCCACCCCGGCACCCGAGGGgctcccccagcctgctccGCCCGCTCCTGCTCGGAgcgcagctgcagcctggctcagcCCGGCACTGAAGAGAGGGGCAGgtctgctcccagctcctcccgcCAGCCTGGACTTGCATCCCCACCGTCCCCACACCTCCCTCGGGGACCCCTTTCCCGAGGGATGGAGGCTGTCTCTGGCACCCCAGCGGGGGTTCGTCCcgcagctgcagggctgcgtAAGACCCTGtgccggggcagggggggcaggcTGGCACGGGGCTGAGGAGGGGCCCGGCATGCGGGAGGGCGGCAGCCGTGCAGGCAGGCGGCGAAAGGCGGGCCCGGgcggcaggcaggcaggcaggcaggattTCCGCCGTCACGTCCCGCGGGCAGCAGCGCTGCCGCAGTGCCTCATTAAGATGGGGCTCACGCTGCGGCGTGCGGCCTGCCGGGCACAGCCGGGCCGGCAGCTCCGTCCAGGGCAGGCCTGGCTAAACCCACCCAGGCAgtcagagagacagagacagagcAGGGGGGAGCTCGGCCTGGGGGGGTGGGAGAGCTCGCAGCCAGcgcctgctgccctccagctctggggagaacGGGAGAAGCTCGGGGCCCCGCTACTCCCTCGGGGTGTCCCCAGCATCTCTGCGGGCCCCTCGCTGCCGTGCTGAGGAGGAGCCGGGCGGCCCGGCAGAGGAGCACAGGCTGCCGCCGGGGGGGGGAAGGTGTCCCTTCTGCCGCCGGGGGGGAGCAAGCCCATCGCCCGCGGCGCGGGCGGCAGCGAGCCCCGGGAAGGCAGCCCCCTCTGCCCATCGCCGTCTGCTCTTCCCGCCTACCTAGGCAGGGACACAGCCTCCCGCACCCCGCCGGGGCACCTCGCacctccacctccacctccacaccccctGCCCGGTGCAGCGTGGCCCGCCCGCTGGGGACCGTTgcggacccccccccccccatcatcCCCGGCACGGGGCCTTTGTTCGCGGTgcgggggaggggaaaggaggggggggaacCCGCGGCAGCCGCACCCGCAGCGCGGCCGCACGTagccgggcccggccccccgCACTCCCATTCGACagcggcccggcggggcgggccccaGCCCGTCCCCTCCGCGGGTATAAAGGGCGGCGGAGCGCGGTTACGCCACCTTCTCACTGCGCGCCGGGGCGGCTCGGAGGCAGCAGGTAACGGGCGCGGGGATGCGCAGGGGGCCGTAGGGGCGGtgaggggggcgggggggaccCCCACAGCACCCTCCTACCTGCGGGCAGGTGtcggcgggggggggggaatgagccgg carries:
- the LOC127396478 gene encoding C-type natriuretic peptide 2-like, producing MLGLQSWPCSLFLLLVLLSASVQTVSLPGERLQVLLSQLLPLEPEPTQAEEDTKEEGSGFGPQLLSSTLPFLPSGARAARPSLWRKTLSSRKWALPGDWAWKAMPRGCFGLKLDRIGTFSGLGC